ATGCGAAGATTCAGGTCCCAGCACTTGCTAGCTAATTTCTGAGGCCCTTCACCAAATTCAACACGAAAAGTCATCAGCCAGAGCCTACACTTCCAAATCTTCCACATCAGTTTTTtctccaaaaaagtaaaaaagaaaaaaaaaggagaattcaGGTTGTCACATAGAAAGCAATTGTTCCTTAAAATGCAATCAGCTCGGTCTGGGTGGGCACACAGCTCCCCTCCTGTACATCCACAGCCCGATGCCCAGAGCATCCTGCTCCCATGTCTCTTACTGGGTTCATAAAACTCATGAGGGGCCTAACAGGAAAGCTTAACTGATTTCTAGAAGAGCTGATGAGTAAAGATTCTCACTGTGTCCCTGAGCGTCCCATGCAGTAAGCAATAAAAGAGGCTTACAGAGTATCAGGACATCAGAGACTCAAACTGGtgcccgcccccccacccccaggaggtaCCTCAATTAAAACGAGTCAGTATTGACTGAGCCCTCGGCTAAGCTGGTTGCTCAGAGGATTTGCTTTCCACCTGCCTGAGCTGTTACCACACAGGACTTCCTGGACCTGGGGCACCCCATCCACTCTACAGGGTGAGCCACTTTAGAAATCAAACAATAAGGGCAGCAGGGCCTCGCCAGATCCTGCGGGATAGCGGTGAggggggcagagggggaaggCTGATGTCAGGAAGGAACATGGATAAGGGGCATCAGAGAAAGAggttcagtgtttttcaaaaaaccCTCAACAGTGCAcctgcgcgcgcgcacacacacacgcacgatGAATTAAATGGATCCTTGTTTTCACGAGGAAATTGTTAGTCCAGCCAGTGTCTTCAGGGGTAACACGGGGTAGAGGTTGCAAAGACAAACTGTAGCATCAGGCAGAGTTGAGTTCAGATGTTCATTCCATGACTCACTGAaaatatgaccttgggcaaattatgtGGCTTCCTAAGCCTTGGTGTCCTCACTTACGATGTGGTATGATTGTGGCATTTGCCCCATAGGGTCACAAGCCTGTGTGTATGTAACACAGTTAGCGTGGTGCCCGCAATAAGCAGTgcttgttcattatttttataggGCAAGTTTTGACCAAATGATTTCGCCAATAGAAATTCCTACCCATTTGGGCTCTTGAACTCTCTCCTCTTACTATACCTCCTCCTACTTTTTAGATTCAGGGGGCAAGAAAGAGGAATTCTATCATAGCCAGAGGTTCTGACTGAGGAGATAATGCTGTCATGAGAGGgttgtggtttttatttgaacTAAATAGCAAATGTAACCCCAATGATCAATTTAACTGGGCACCAGCTTCTAGAGTCTTCCTCCTGATCCGCCAAATTAGATTGTACTTTTCTTAAGATTTTGTAAAGACATGTGTGAAGCAGGAGTGTCCTAAACGTATGTTGAACGAACTGGGATGAGGAAGTCCTGGTGGTTTCTGTAGATGTCATTCCTGGAGTGCTGTGTTTtcttctcaataaatactggAAGGGAAAACCaccagctttctttcttttcttttcttttttggtgggggagggaggcaattaggtttgtttatttacttatttaatggaggcactggggattgaacccaggacctcatacatgtcaagcacgcgctctacctctgagctataccttcccctcagAAAACCATCATTTGAGAGATTTTACTCATCAGCCCTGGCAGACGTGGGGATGGATAGTCTTCCCAAAGCTTCTGCAGAAAGGCTCTGTATCCTCAGGGTCACCCCGTGTCCCCAGAACCAACCTGAACGCCGCAAATGTACCAGAGTTCATAGGCAGTAAAATGAAGCTGACTCTACTGTCCTTCTTTGGCACGTCCAGCCACCATAACCCCGCCACTCTTCCTCTCTAGGGCTGGTTGGCTGCCTTGCGGGACTCTTGCCCTGTGTGTCAGAGGTCTTTCCCCCATGAGCACCTATAAGAGAATGATAAACCTGTCTCTTCTCAATGCAGATCCAGTAGTTCAACAAGAAGGTCCAATACGGACAAGTGACACCAAGATGAAGAGGCCAACTCGAGAGAGAAGAAACTTAGTCTCCTCCTCACAGCTAGTGACGGTGACAGAGAAAACCCCCGAGAGAGCCAAGAAAGGAGACCTGAGTGCTCTTGCCCAGAATGAGCCGCACCCAGCCCTCTCCCAGGCTTTCCAAGGAACAAGTGGTTCTCAACTGTTGAGCGAGTCCCTGGGGCCACCGTTCATAAGCACCAACTTGGGAGGGCCCAGAATAACGACATTTCAGTTCAGAGATGAAGATTTTTATTCCGTTTTATCCTTAAACCCTAGAGGAGAAAATGATGATACGGAAGAGGAAACCCACACAGAGGAAGAACTTTTGTTGGCCGGTATGCTCCCACTCCATTCTCCTTCCAGTCGTAAGAGAAGTCGATTTCTTGGGACATCGGCCACTCAGGCCAAAAATAAGAGTTTTGTAGACCATCCTGCAAATTGCAGAGCTAACTCTATAAGAAGAAGTGAGTTCAGTCCTGGCTTATTAAGAATAAGCAGTGCAATGGAGCCAGTGACAGAACAGCCTTCTGTTGGGCCAAGTATGTTCCAAGAGCCTAGGCTGCCTGATGCAGGGTCTTCTAAAGAGAATGATAGCAGTGACAGTGACAATGAGAAAAAGATCTTTCATTCATGGGACACCAAATCAGAACCCAGCCCAGATGATGATCTCCATGCTGACAATGTATTATTTACTGGTGGTACTTCTATGGAAGATAGGCCTGGTCCTCATGATTATCAAAGAGACTGGCAAGCCTATTTAAATGATTCTAGTAATTCTTTTGACTGTTTTCTTGCTAGCAGACCACCATCTCCAAGATCATCAATGAATTCATCCTGTAACACTCCTGGATCATTAATGCATTCTGCTCTGAGAGATGATACTCCAGGAGACCTGTCAATGTCATCTACTTTCGTCCCTAATTCAGACTCAGAGAGAAACTCCAGGTTCAATGTTCGTCAACCACTGTCCGTCATTAGACATAGGAATCTCCTGGCCAGTGCTGAAAACCACAGTTATTTTCCAGTAAACAGTGTACATGAATTTGATGTCAGGGGAGCAGAAGATATTACTTTAACAAGCCAATCTCAGGAGGCTCCATTATGTACAGAAGATCTCTTACTAAATCATCAAAGCAGCTTGTCCTTGGTGGAGTCTTCCAGCTCCCCTCcatcacaaatgaacttacaagaTCATTTGCATGTACCTGGGTCCCTGCAAGAAAATATaccttttactttctttgaagTGTCTGAGTTCCCAAATCAAAATGATACTGGGAGCAGAATGGAGgtctctggtttcacagatgaaaagGAAGCCACTAAAATAAAGGCAGGCCCTGAGAAACTCAAGAAATTACAAGAAAGGTGAGGAATTTTCATACTtacacgtatatacatatatattttaattctatttctctAATGTCAAAATAAGCAGTGCTTTCATTAGAGGCATCATGGGAATTTCAAATCATAGATACGATTCCTTGACATTTTAATGATTgcttatttcaagaaaattatcTGTTGTGttgctttcaaaatatatgtacCTCCAAAGGAAAGTTTGGTGTTTCAGCCCAAATTCAGTATTCAGCCAAATTCTTCAATATTGTCAAAGTGTTTTTACCTTGAACaccataatttttaagaaaggcaAGTTTGCAAGATATAAGGGTTTCTGACTGCTATGTAGGGCTTGTCCTTCTCCCCAGCACTTAGGAACCAAGATTTAGGTTTGCTTTCTCCCCAGAGAATGAGCCATTCAGCACTTGAAGTTCCCCAACTTTCCCTCATGGGACTTTGGGCAAATCCAACCAGCAGTTCTAGAATCTGAATCTGCCAAACTAAAAGGCCAGCCCCGGTTACCATGGTTACATCAGTTCTCACAAGGGCCGAGCTGGGGCAACCACTGCATCCATGTTCTGTGCTCTTTCTCAtgcatgagaaagagagaaataagatcTTTTTTAAATCGCTCTTTTCTTTGATCTTTCCTTCCTTGTGAGATTATTTTGGGATATTTCACAACTATGAAATGCAATACTTTTCAAAGCCACCATCAAACACCATGTCAGGATTCCACCATTTCGTTTATGATAGGTGTTTTCATAAGCCTGATGATTGCTTACTGATCTGGAAGGTGATTCCACAAATGTGAGCCTTCTTTGTAGGTTGGTTTGGCTCATTTGGGCCATTAATTATCCTACTGATACTCACTTATAAGTGGGAAAATTCCATGGCAATGAATTAGAATGGAGAAAAAAGGACAAGCTAGGACACAGAATGCAGACACACTCATGTCTATTATCCAACTGCAGGAATGAAGCAACTTCCTAGTTAGcggcaccattttttttttccacatatcaAACAAACTACCAAAAGACCGACCCAAGGTTAAGGGCCAGAAGGTCTCACAGCCAGCCACTGTCACCTACCCAGAAATACAGCTTCAGACCCACTTGTCAGGAGTCCAGACTTCCACCATCCCAAAGCAATGCCTTTGggttaaaaatgatttcttttaaaaatgcactcaCTTCTAGGTGTAGTAATTCATTAAACAGCTATTACCTGCGTGCTATATCAGACACacttttttctgtatataataaTCCGTATGCTTTTCttacaaatttcaaaaatattcactttAGGAAATACTAAAACTAAAAACTTACAAGAAAAATCATCAATAACCCTATAATCCAGAGATGAATACTGTTAAAAACTTTGTTTCCAGCCTTTTATCTCTgcatagaaatgcaatttttagTAAACGTTggttcatattttataatatgccttattttaatttttcaagccCACTTCTCAATGCcacttattctttttaaaattttcccccAGTTAGTTACTTCAACACATATAAATAAGCATATAACGGATGCGCTAGAGaatcagacacaaaaacaaaacccagacaaGCCTGTGCCCACCTTCCAGCCAACAGGTCGTTGCAGAGCTTGTGAACCCCTCATCCACCCTATCGCCTCATCTCCCTCCTTCaaccccctccccgctccctaaACCCAGCAGAAACCATCCCTGTATTGCAATTatcattcctttgctttttattttgtcgTTGTTGGAAGTTTTTTGCTCTGTGGTTTTACCATATGAATATACGTCCTCCTAAacaatatattgtgtatatttttgaattcaaTAGAAATGTTACTATTAGTTTTGAATTCTGTAGAAACGGAATACCTGTTCTTCTGTGACTTGCATTTTCCCTTTACATCATTAACCAGATGCATCCTGGTTGATGTTTTCTGGCTTTAACTCTTTTGCTTTCACTAGTACAGGCTATTCCgctatatgaatataccacagcttaGCCATTCTCCTGTCGAGGAACATTTGGGTCCTGCACACAATGCTGCATGAACATTCTTGTAAACGTCTCCTGGTGCGCATGGAGAAGAGCTATCTGGGCTATTTTTGTTAAGAGTGGGCAGCACATCTTCCACTGGACTAGTAATGCCAATGTATTGTCTCACCAGTAATGTACACCATTTACATCCTTGTCAGCACCTGTATTCATTGGCATTTCAAATATTTGCCAGTCTGATGGGAGTGATACTGTGGCTTCAGTTTACATTTTCATGACTGTTAATGAGGTTAGgtgctttgtttgcttttttttttttttttttttggttgggggaggtaattaggtttatttattttttaatgtgtgtgtgtgtgttttgttttttttactagaggtactggggattgaacctaggacctgaTACATGacaagcatgcactctgccactgagctataccctccccaccttgcttgatcttttatactttattctgggggaggtaattaagtttatttatttttaatggagggactggggattgaacccaggccatGCTACGCacacgctctaccattgagctatacccaccccttgtttgctcttttaaattttttttttttttttttttgcaggggggaggtaattagatttatttggtttttcattcgaggtactgggtattgaacccaggacctcgtgcatgctaagcatgtgctctgccacttgagctgtaccctcccccaccttttaaatgttaaatgacCATTTGTgtccctcttctgtaaaatactTTCTATGCCTTCTGCccacttttagaatatttttaagaatccTTTAAATATTCTGGCTGTTAATCTGATCCTTTGACAGTTATGTGTTGGAAATTTCTTTTGCCAATTtgtagtttgtcttttctcttgatGTTTTTCAATGAAgatgaattcttaattttaatttagtcaACTGGTTGTCTTAAATTCTTTGCTAACCTGGGGTCATTAGGACACTCTCCctattttcttctgaaatctcTACAGTTTTACTTTGCACGCTTAGGACTTAGTGTGAAATGAATTTTGGACCTAAGTGCGAAGTGATGTTTAATACATGGTGTGAGGTATGCACTGTGAATGCCCAGTTGTCTGTTCTGTCCTActgatcttttttgtttttccctaataGAATACCACCTCATCTCAATGTCTGCAGCTTTATAAGTTTCAATAACTGATGATGCAAGGCTTCCTTCCCCAATTGGTTCCTTAAGAGTCTTGACGATATACATTTAAGATCCAGCTTGTTGAGATTTTCATTGGAGTCACGCTGAGTCTATAGGTTAttctggggagaactgacatcttgggATATTGGATCTTTCTTGGACAAACATGACctacttctcattttgtttgtgcctataatgaaaaaacataATTCAGTTCCTTTTCATCGAATTTCCCTTTCTTGGGGAGAAAGTTCTCTCAAGAAACTGAGCACACACTCCTATATCCAGAGCAAtgtccatttcttcctctctcctttgatTTTAGTCTCCAGTTGGTTTCCTTTCCTTGACCAGAAAATCCCCAGTCCCAAGAGGATTCTAAAGAACCAAAAGTTAGCCTTAGGTTTCTCAGGTCTCTCTATAGGAACGTCAACCAGCTATTCTTGACTCACCATTTATTAGACACAAAGGTTTGCTTACATTTTCATTAATTCCATCTTCATCGCATTCCAGCAGCTCACATTCTGGAAAGTTGGCATAATTTATTGGCAAGCATTGAGTTACTGGTGAGCTCACGTCCAGGTCCACTGGTCTGTCACTCATCCAAGCCAGCATCTACTGATTGGGCTCTATGTGCCAATCCTTTACCAGACCCTAGATGCACTTAAGCATTTGCAGGGCAGGTTCAGCATTATCATGGCCTCCAGGCTGCCCGGGCAGCAGCGTCAGGACAAACCCCATggctttacaggtgaggaaacagagcctGGGAAGCTTACATAGCCTGTCCAAGGTCACCAGACTCACAAGTTTTAGAGGCAAACCTCTAATGCAAGCCCACGGACCACAAACCCCTACACCCACCAACATGCCACCCGGCCAACCTCCTGGCAGTGGCCATGGCAGGGATAGGGGCTCCCAGATCTTCCCTCGGTTTCCCTGTGTAGCCCTTTCCCAGCCCGTGGAGGATGTGGCAGATGCTAGTTCTTCTGGTCAGCTCACACCCATCAGTAACTGCACAGAAGCCTGATTTAAGAATCCGTACACCTGTTGTCAGTAAGCGTTCCTGGAAGACTGTTTAGCAGGGTCAGCGGGAACAGTGGGTGACCCGGGCAGCCCTGGTGGGCAAGGCATGGGGGGCCGGGGattgctccctctccctcctcccgccctATGAATGCCTTGGAAACTGCACATATGTAGACTCCTGGTGACGAGGGCTTGTTTTCCACGTAGTCTCCTGCAGGAGGACTCCGATGAGGAGGGAGACTTGTGTCGCATCTGCCAGATAGCCGGGGGTTCCCCCAACAACCCCCTCCTGGAGCCCTGCGGCTGCGTGGGAAGCCTGCAGTTTGTCCATCTAGAGTGCCTGAAACAATGGCTGAAAGTGAAAATAACATCAGGTAGGTGTGGGGGGAAGAACGGCAAACGGGCAGCGACCCTATGATTAACCGAGGCTCCGCGGTGTGGAGCTTGACAACAGGGCACTCCGAGCGGCCCCCCGGGGGAACGTGGCCGCCCAGCCCGGGACTCCTGCTCACGTACCCGGACCCCGACCGTAACTGAACGCTGTCTTCAAATTACAGGagggaagtgattttttttttttttttttttttgcaagtgtaAGGGAAGGATCCTAGAAAGTGCTATCCTCTGCTTGAGGCCTGAGCAGAGATGCTAAGATTGCCTCTCAGGCGGAAGGAGACTAGAAATGGGTCCGTGGTTGGGCCGCAGCCcgcagccagcagccagcagccatcCCAGCCGGTGGACGCCCGGCAAAACCAGTTCCGCTTCCTTTTACTGGTGCAGGAAGGGGTGGTGTCACCTAGACACTGAGCTAAGCTGCCTTTTTGCAGCAGAAGTAGGAAAAGAGCACTGATCTAATCTTTCTAGAACTGTATTAGATAAAGAGATCCCCGTTGTGCTCACTCTGTCAGCTCTGGCTTTAACACGTCTCCTAACTGTGTGTGAAGCCTGTtcccagctccctggggaggTTACAACCTAAATATAGCCACGTCAGTAGGTTGGCTGTAGTTTTCTTGGCAGAAAACAGGAGGTTTCTTTAAAACATGGTTTTAGGAATGAGAGCAacttgaacaacaaaaaaaagtagaAGCCAATGCAAAGAACAGTTGGTTTCTAAAAGAGTCACTATGTCTTTCAGCCTCCCCTCTCTGAAAACTCCTTACCCCATAAGTGGATGCTGTTTTTCTCCTCCACcacttcacctccttggttatcATTGTGCCAGACAACCCTGGAGACCTATGACTTGACCCTGTCCCCCTCATGGGGTGTGGCCCTGCCCCCTCACCAAGAACAGCATGCCACTGAGTCAGGGAATGAACATGGGATGATCCTAGCAAGTGTCTCCCTGAAGCCCCTTCTCCATGTCCGCATGAGAAACGTAGGTCCCACCACTGCCGGAGTTGCTTAAATGCATCTCCACGTAGTAAGCAGAGTACTCAGCCCTTCAGAGAGCGAATAACAAGTGGATCTCAGCCACTAATGACTCCGCCATGCAATGTGTTATCTTACTAGAAATTTGGGCCAATTAAACATctagcacagaaaaaaattactcatgaGATGTGTGATGAAAGTACTGCTAAATGCCTGTAAATGCCAGTGCTAGTCTGAGTGTGTTCCTCAGGATTAACCTGGAGGACACATGGGACATTCCATAGCCTCAAGTATTATagaatgatgttttaaaaaaaaaaaaaacaccaagcaAACAAAATGCAGATAAAGGATTACTGTTCATCCTTGTCCTTTGAAATTCTCTATTATTTACTGCATCTTTGTATCCCCCAGTGGGGAAAAGTATAAAATTGTACAAGCCCTATATTAACCAAATACATTCACGTAACCGATTAGTCCGCTATTATCTAAGGCATAAAATAAACACCAGTACATCATTAGCCAAACTGCAGCACATACACAGGGGGAAAAGCCATATAGCATAACGGTTGCTCAGACATAGAAGCCACAGTTCTGCATCTTCTACTTTTGCTAGAATTcatgctaaaacaaacaaacaaaaaaaacccttctcctgtttcttttcccaaaGGAGGCTGAGCTCAGGCTCAGATGCTGGCCCCAGAAATGCTGTACCAGTGCCCGCACATGGCCCCGGGGTCCCTCACATTTCTCAGGTGGGAAGTCACCTGCTGGAAGTAAAAGTAGACTTGGAAGCCATAGATTGAGGATGGCTTCTACCACCAATTTGGTCCTTACTAATTTATTTGCTTGGATCTGTGTTAGGTCTGCCAGAAAAAACAACAGTAACATAGACCCAATATTCACTCTTTTAGCAAATACTTGTGCTATAGACTCTCAGCCTCCTTGTAGTAATTCCAATTTTATGAAccaatatgtttatatttaaacagAAACCAAGATCTGTTATTTAAAAGTCATGGGAAAATCACTTATAGGAAGCTGCATAATAATGAAAATGGTTACAAAGGAAATTTTACAGATCTCAGATTCAAGGTCATTTTCTACAGAATATGGCTGACTTTTAAGAGTCTCTGAAACTCAGAATTCCTCACCCACACAAGTTCGCTCTCAGAATATCAACACAGAAAGACCTAGGGTTATatataacagaattttttaatttaaggagcAGATCTTAGCACTGTGAAGACCTGTGAGATGTGTAAGCAAGACCTGCTGGTCGACCTGGATGATTTCAACATGACTGAGTTCTACCAGAAGCACCAGCAGTCCCGGGTAAGAGAAGCTCTCACCCTCTCCGGCTCCACAGGCTAAAGTCAAGTCGAGGTGCAGGGCGAGAGGAAACTCTTTCCCTGGTATAAGGACTGTACGAGGCCTGTGCATGGGGTGAGTTTTCTCTCAGAAGATGTGTTACTAAATTGGACCTCTGGAGGGTTGGAAGACTTGGTTGCCCGGGGTTGAGATCCCACTGCTGTCAGGGACAAAG
The sequence above is a segment of the Camelus ferus isolate YT-003-E chromosome 16, BCGSAC_Cfer_1.0, whole genome shotgun sequence genome. Coding sequences within it:
- the MARCHF10 gene encoding probable E3 ubiquitin-protein ligase MARCH10 isoform X3; this translates as MLHEAKDRQKFVSDVQYLRDMQHKVNSEYQACLRRQEYRRDPNEKKRDPFWGQETNFERSRFSSGSSSKQSSGEEDPLAEPRLPTKNSAYKSDSRLPAIDQTSVKQKHKSTMTPKKSEKAGPSKPSPAAQAPQILSRKKRPDLGRLTVSPDLQSPRACGDRSRQKPRLPGKALALRGADPVVQQEGPIRTSDTKMKRPTRERRNLVSSSQLVTVTEKTPERAKKGDLSALAQNEPHPALSQAFQGTSGSQLLSESLGPPFISTNLGGPRITTFQFRDEDFYSVLSLNPRGENDDTEEETHTEEELLLAGMLPLHSPSSRKRSRFLGTSATQAKNKSFVDHPANCRANSIRRSEFSPGLLRISSAMEPVTEQPSVGPSMFQEPRLPDAGSSKENDSSDSDNEKKIFHSWDTKSEPSPDDDLHADNVLFTGGTSMEDRPGPHDYQRDWQAYLNDSSNSFDCFLASRPPSPRSSMNSSCNTPGSLMHSALRDDTPGDLSMSSTFVPNSDSERNSRFNVRQPLSVIRHRNLLASAENHSYFPVNSVHEFDVRGAEDITLTSQSQEAPLCTEDLLLNHQSSLSLVESSSSPPSQMNLQDHLHVPGSLQENIPFTFFEVSEFPNQNDTGSRMEVSGFTDEKEATKIKAGPEKLKKLQESLLQEDSDEEGDLCRICQIAGGSPNNPLLEPCGCVGSLQFVHLECLKQWLKVKITSGADLSTVKTCEMCKQDLLVDLDDFNMTEFYQKHQQSRAQHELMNTGLYLVLLLRLYQRRFAELVRLNDNRAARERVPSWETEMKAAFVKATGG
- the MARCHF10 gene encoding probable E3 ubiquitin-protein ligase MARCH10 isoform X1 — protein: MLHEAKDRQKFVSDVQYLRDMQHKVNSEYQACLRRQEYRRDPNEKKRDPFWGQETNFERSRFSSGSSSKQSSGEEDPLAEPRLPTKNSAYKSDSRLPAIDQTSVKQKHKSTMTPKKSEKAGPSKPSPAAQAPQILSRKKRPDLGRLTVSPDLQSPRACGDRSRQKPRLPGKALALRGADPVVQQEGPIRTSDTKMKRPTRERRNLVSSSQLVTVTEKTPERAKKGDLSALAQNEPHPALSQAFQGTSGSQLLSESLGPPFISTNLGGPRITTFQFRDEDFYSVLSLNPRGENDDTEEETHTEEELLLAGMLPLHSPSSRKRSRFLGTSATQAKNKSFVDHPANCRANSIRRSEFSPGLLRISSAMEPVTEQPSVGPSMFQEPRLPDAGSSKENDSSDSDNEKKIFHSWDTKSEPSPDDDLHADNVLFTGGTSMEDRPGPHDYQRDWQAYLNDSSNSFDCFLASRPPSPRSSMNSSCNTPGSLMHSALRDDTPGDLSMSSTFVPNSDSERNSRFNVRQPLSVIRHRNLLASAENHSYFPVNSVHEFDVRGAEDITLTSQSQEAPLCTEDLLLNHQSSLSLVESSSSPPSQMNLQDHLHVPGSLQENIPFTFFEVSEFPNQNDTGSRMEVSGFTDEKEATKIKAGPEKLKKLQESLLQEDSDEEGDLCRICQIAGGSPNNPLLEPCGCVGSLQFVHLECLKQWLKVKITSGADLSTVKTCEMCKQDLLVDLDDFNMTEFYQKHQQSRAQHELMNTGLYLVLLLRLYQRRFAELVRLNDNRAARERLSRNYPQPRPEENESSELGDGNESGICESNRRIV
- the MARCHF10 gene encoding probable E3 ubiquitin-protein ligase MARCH10 isoform X2, with the protein product MLHEAKDRQKFVSDVQYLRDMQHKVNSEYQACLRRQEYRRDPNEKKRDPFWGQETNFERSRFSSGSSSKQSSGEEDPLAEPRLPTKNSAYKSDSRLPAIDQTSVKQKHKSTMTPKKSEKAGPSKPSPAQAPQILSRKKRPDLGRLTVSPDLQSPRACGDRSRQKPRLPGKALALRGADPVVQQEGPIRTSDTKMKRPTRERRNLVSSSQLVTVTEKTPERAKKGDLSALAQNEPHPALSQAFQGTSGSQLLSESLGPPFISTNLGGPRITTFQFRDEDFYSVLSLNPRGENDDTEEETHTEEELLLAGMLPLHSPSSRKRSRFLGTSATQAKNKSFVDHPANCRANSIRRSEFSPGLLRISSAMEPVTEQPSVGPSMFQEPRLPDAGSSKENDSSDSDNEKKIFHSWDTKSEPSPDDDLHADNVLFTGGTSMEDRPGPHDYQRDWQAYLNDSSNSFDCFLASRPPSPRSSMNSSCNTPGSLMHSALRDDTPGDLSMSSTFVPNSDSERNSRFNVRQPLSVIRHRNLLASAENHSYFPVNSVHEFDVRGAEDITLTSQSQEAPLCTEDLLLNHQSSLSLVESSSSPPSQMNLQDHLHVPGSLQENIPFTFFEVSEFPNQNDTGSRMEVSGFTDEKEATKIKAGPEKLKKLQESLLQEDSDEEGDLCRICQIAGGSPNNPLLEPCGCVGSLQFVHLECLKQWLKVKITSGADLSTVKTCEMCKQDLLVDLDDFNMTEFYQKHQQSRAQHELMNTGLYLVLLLRLYQRRFAELVRLNDNRAARERLSRNYPQPRPEENESSELGDGNESGICESNRRIV